Proteins encoded in a region of the Bacteroidota bacterium genome:
- a CDS encoding zf-HC2 domain-containing protein, translating to MDCKTVKQNMIFIADGSLPGKELQQVKAHIDSCGACRQLYNTVSSALAVQTTKRSMPDSDTFYENILEKIEVRASVSGRKENYRIAIKYIQPLLAAASITIAIFLGVHLLNNIKESEASKSVVDMRTSTINELASQYQVKDNGTDEVDTYYLNK from the coding sequence ATGGACTGCAAAACTGTAAAACAAAACATGATTTTTATTGCCGACGGCAGCCTTCCCGGAAAGGAATTGCAGCAGGTAAAAGCTCATATTGATTCATGCGGAGCATGCCGTCAACTGTACAATACAGTTTCATCTGCATTAGCAGTGCAGACCACAAAGCGCAGCATGCCCGATTCGGATACTTTTTACGAAAATATTTTGGAGAAAATAGAAGTACGCGCCTCCGTATCCGGTCGGAAAGAAAACTACAGAATTGCAATAAAATACATTCAGCCCTTGCTTGCAGCGGCATCCATAACAATCGCCATATTTCTGGGGGTGCATTTATTGAATAATATAAAAGAATCGGAAGCATCAAAATCAGTGGTTGATATGCGTACTTCAACTATTAATGAGCTGGCTTCGCAGTATCAAGTGAAAGACAACGGTACCGATGAAGTGGACACTTATTACTTAAACAAATAA
- a CDS encoding sigma-70 family RNA polymerase sigma factor, producing MDDRALINGIIAGDEASFRLLVDQYRDKVYSTCYGFVLNREDARDLAQEVFIEVHASAARFRHESKLATWLYRIAVNKSLNFIKKKKKSSFIQSFDNKPLERLESVITAASEPEISEVDSNEMSLILEKAIDSLPENQRIAFTLNKYDELSYRDIAEIMDVSVSSVESLIHRAKLKLQKKLADYFEKK from the coding sequence TTGGACGACAGGGCGCTCATAAACGGTATTATAGCGGGAGATGAAGCATCTTTTCGCCTTCTGGTAGACCAATACCGTGATAAGGTGTATTCCACATGCTATGGCTTTGTATTGAACCGTGAAGATGCCCGCGACCTTGCTCAGGAAGTTTTTATAGAAGTGCATGCCTCCGCTGCACGATTTCGCCATGAATCAAAGCTTGCAACCTGGCTTTATCGCATTGCAGTAAATAAATCATTGAATTTTATAAAGAAGAAAAAAAAATCTTCATTCATTCAGTCATTTGATAATAAACCGCTCGAACGATTAGAATCTGTTATAACCGCAGCTTCGGAGCCGGAAATATCGGAAGTTGACTCAAACGAAATGTCTCTGATACTCGAAAAGGCCATTGATTCATTACCCGAAAACCAACGAATTGCATTTACACTCAATAAGTATGATGAGCTGTCTTACCGCGATATCGCTGAAATTATGGACGTATCGGTAAGCTCGGTGGAATCATTGATACACCGCGCAAAGCTGAAGTTGCAGAAAAAATTGGCTGATTATTTTGAAAAAAAATGA
- the rpoC gene encoding DNA-directed RNA polymerase subunit beta' — protein MAFRKDTTTKGNFSKITISLASPEVILERSSGEVLKPETINYRTYKPERDGLFCERIFGPVKDWECHCGKYKRIRYKGIVCDRCGVEVTEKKVRRERMGHIQLTIPVAHIWFFRSLPNKIGALIGLQTKKLETIIYYERYVVINPGVKEADGVKYLDFLTEEEYFEILENLPKDNQYLDDTDPNKFIAKMGADAVYDLLSRLNLDELSYTLRDKASKETSQQRKAEALKRLQVVEAFRDANQRIDNKPEWMIVKVVPVIPPELRPLVPLDGGRFATSDLNDLYRRVIIRNNRLKRLIEIKAPDVILRNEKRMLQEAVDSLFDNSRKVNAVKTESNRPLKSLSDSLKGKQGRFRQNLLGKRVDYSGRSVIVVGPELKLNECGLPKEMASELFKPFIIRKMLERGIVKTVKSAKKIVDRKDPVVWDILENVLKGHPVMLNRAPTLHRLGIQAFQPKLIEGKAIQLHPLVCTAFNADFDGDQMAVHVPLGNAAILEAQILMLASHNILNPANGAPITVPSQDMVLGLYYMTKGRRGIPEHTIRGEGYKFYGPSEVIIAYNEGKLDLHAYIYVHAEVRENGEYSDKLIETTVGRVLFNQVVPRQYGYLNQLLTKKALRDIIGDILKLTGTARTAQFLDDIKELGFVMAFRGGLSFNLGDLIVSPLKAELIKKANEEVDEIMGNYNMGFITNNERYNQIIDVWTHTNSRLTQAVMKQLADDRQGFNPVFMMLDSGARGSKEQIRQLCGMRGLMAKPQKSGATGGEIIENPILSNFREGLSVLEYFISTHGARKGLADTALKTADAGYLTRRLVDVTQDVIISEPDCGTLRGLTVTALKKNEEEVETLYDRLLGRVTLHDVYHPQSGELIIAAGEELKEESCRVIEDSPIESVEIRSVLTCESKHGVCAKCYGRSLASGRMVEKGEAVGVIAAQSIGEPGTQLTLRTFHVGGVAGVNIGSASKIEAKYAGILEIDELRSVDYENEEGKKYQVIIGRSAEMKIIDKNTKIVLTSHNLPYGANFYYKNGDELKKDSLICDWDPYNAVILSEIQGKVVFEDIVEGVTFREESDEQTGYHDKVIIETRHKAKNPSIKIVNEKTKEIVKSYDIPVGAHIVVEEGMKIKAGDVLCKIPRAVGKAGDITGGLPRVTELFEARNPSDPAVVSEIDGVVSFGKKLKRGNREIIITSKTGEEKHYLISTTKQILAQENDYIKAGTALSDGATTPADILAIKGPTQVQEYIVNEIQEVYRLQGVKINDKHFEVVVRQMMRKVEVEDQGDTRFLEGEVVNKLDFQEENDWIYGKKVVVDPGDATHYRPGQIIAARKLRDENSVLKRRDKTPIESRDAKPATGRQILQGITRASLQTRSWLSAASFQETTKVLTDASVAAKSDSLLGLKENVLVGHLIPAGTGLRDYDKIIVGSKEEFEKLVASKEREDIHIDAG, from the coding sequence CCGTTGCACATATATGGTTTTTCAGGTCACTGCCCAATAAAATAGGCGCACTGATCGGTCTTCAGACAAAGAAACTTGAAACCATCATTTATTACGAGCGTTACGTTGTTATCAATCCGGGCGTTAAAGAAGCTGATGGCGTTAAATACCTCGATTTCCTGACTGAAGAAGAATATTTTGAGATTCTGGAAAATCTGCCAAAAGATAACCAGTATCTTGACGATACCGACCCCAATAAGTTTATTGCAAAAATGGGTGCCGACGCCGTGTATGATTTGCTTTCAAGACTCAATCTTGACGAACTTTCATATACGCTTCGCGACAAAGCAAGTAAAGAAACTTCGCAACAGCGTAAAGCCGAAGCGTTGAAAAGATTACAGGTTGTTGAAGCTTTCCGCGACGCAAATCAGCGCATCGATAACAAACCCGAATGGATGATAGTGAAAGTAGTTCCGGTTATACCGCCCGAACTGCGTCCGCTCGTTCCTCTCGATGGTGGCCGTTTTGCAACATCCGACTTGAACGACCTGTATCGCCGCGTTATTATCCGCAACAACAGGCTCAAAAGGCTTATTGAAATCAAAGCTCCGGACGTTATTCTGCGAAACGAAAAACGTATGCTTCAGGAAGCCGTTGACTCACTCTTTGATAATTCAAGGAAAGTGAATGCGGTAAAAACTGAATCAAACCGTCCGTTGAAATCACTCAGCGACAGTCTGAAAGGCAAACAAGGACGTTTCCGTCAGAATTTGCTCGGTAAACGTGTTGACTACTCAGGCCGTTCGGTTATTGTGGTTGGTCCTGAACTGAAATTGAATGAATGCGGTTTGCCGAAAGAAATGGCATCAGAGCTTTTCAAACCGTTCATCATACGTAAAATGCTTGAGCGCGGTATCGTGAAAACGGTAAAATCAGCCAAGAAAATTGTTGACCGCAAGGATCCCGTTGTTTGGGATATTCTTGAAAACGTACTCAAAGGGCACCCGGTCATGCTTAACCGCGCCCCGACACTTCACCGCCTGGGTATTCAGGCTTTTCAGCCTAAACTCATCGAAGGAAAAGCGATTCAGTTGCATCCGCTCGTATGTACGGCTTTCAATGCCGACTTTGACGGTGACCAGATGGCTGTTCACGTACCCCTTGGCAATGCTGCCATTCTTGAAGCTCAGATTCTGATGCTTGCATCACACAATATCCTGAATCCTGCAAACGGTGCGCCTATTACGGTTCCGTCGCAGGACATGGTACTTGGTCTGTATTATATGACCAAAGGCCGCAGGGGAATTCCCGAACATACCATCAGGGGCGAAGGCTATAAATTCTATGGTCCTTCAGAAGTTATTATTGCTTACAACGAAGGCAAACTGGACCTGCATGCTTACATTTATGTTCATGCTGAAGTTCGTGAGAATGGTGAATATTCTGATAAACTGATTGAAACCACCGTTGGTCGCGTACTGTTCAATCAGGTTGTACCGCGTCAATATGGCTATCTGAATCAGCTGCTGACTAAAAAAGCCCTTCGCGACATTATCGGTGATATTTTGAAACTTACCGGAACCGCCCGTACAGCACAGTTCCTTGATGATATCAAAGAACTTGGATTTGTTATGGCATTCCGCGGCGGCCTCTCATTTAACCTCGGCGACCTTATTGTTTCTCCGCTCAAGGCTGAACTCATTAAGAAAGCCAACGAAGAAGTGGATGAGATTATGGGTAACTATAATATGGGCTTTATCACCAATAACGAACGTTACAATCAGATTATCGACGTTTGGACACATACAAACTCAAGGCTTACACAGGCCGTTATGAAACAGCTGGCTGATGACCGTCAGGGATTCAATCCTGTATTCATGATGCTTGATTCAGGCGCCCGTGGTTCTAAAGAGCAGATTCGTCAGCTCTGCGGGATGAGGGGTCTGATGGCAAAACCACAGAAATCAGGTGCCACCGGTGGTGAGATTATTGAAAACCCAATTCTTTCTAACTTCCGCGAAGGACTTTCGGTACTTGAGTACTTTATCTCTACGCACGGTGCTCGTAAGGGTTTGGCCGATACCGCTCTTAAAACAGCTGATGCCGGTTATCTTACACGTCGTCTGGTTGATGTTACCCAGGATGTGATTATCTCTGAACCCGACTGCGGAACTCTTAGAGGACTCACTGTTACAGCCCTTAAAAAGAACGAAGAAGAAGTGGAAACACTGTATGACCGTTTACTCGGCAGGGTCACGTTGCACGATGTTTATCATCCGCAAAGCGGCGAATTGATTATTGCTGCAGGCGAAGAACTGAAAGAAGAATCATGCCGCGTTATCGAAGATTCGCCGATTGAATCAGTTGAAATAAGGTCGGTACTAACCTGCGAATCCAAACACGGCGTTTGTGCTAAATGCTATGGACGTAGTTTGGCCAGTGGCCGTATGGTTGAGAAAGGTGAGGCTGTTGGTGTTATTGCAGCACAGTCAATCGGCGAGCCCGGTACACAGCTTACTCTTCGTACATTCCACGTTGGTGGTGTTGCCGGTGTTAATATCGGCTCAGCCTCCAAAATTGAAGCTAAATATGCCGGTATTCTTGAAATCGATGAACTCCGTTCTGTAGATTACGAAAACGAAGAAGGCAAAAAATATCAGGTTATCATTGGCCGTTCGGCTGAAATGAAAATTATTGACAAGAACACAAAAATTGTTCTTACATCACATAATCTGCCTTATGGCGCCAACTTCTATTACAAGAATGGCGACGAACTTAAGAAAGACAGTTTGATTTGCGACTGGGATCCGTACAATGCGGTGATTCTTTCTGAAATTCAGGGAAAAGTTGTTTTTGAAGATATTGTTGAAGGCGTGACTTTCCGTGAAGAATCAGATGAGCAAACCGGTTATCACGACAAGGTTATTATTGAAACCCGTCATAAAGCAAAGAATCCTTCCATCAAGATTGTGAATGAGAAAACCAAGGAAATCGTTAAATCATATGATATCCCGGTTGGAGCTCACATCGTTGTTGAAGAAGGTATGAAAATCAAAGCAGGCGACGTGCTGTGTAAGATTCCGAGAGCTGTAGGTAAAGCCGGTGACATCACCGGAGGTTTGCCGAGGGTGACCGAACTTTTCGAAGCACGTAATCCTTCTGATCCCGCTGTTGTTTCTGAAATTGATGGTGTGGTTTCGTTTGGTAAAAAACTCAAACGCGGTAACAGGGAAATCATTATTACTTCCAAAACCGGCGAAGAGAAACATTACCTGATATCTACCACCAAACAGATTCTTGCACAGGAAAATGACTATATCAAGGCAGGTACGGCACTTTCAGATGGTGCTACCACACCGGCCGATATTCTCGCTATTAAAGGACCCACACAGGTTCAGGAATATATTGTGAACGAAATTCAGGAAGTGTACCGCTTACAGGGTGTGAAAATTAATGATAAACACTTTGAAGTAGTGGTTCGCCAAATGATGCGTAAAGTGGAAGTGGAAGACCAGGGCGATACACGTTTCCTTGAAGGTGAAGTGGTGAATAAACTTGACTTCCAGGAAGAAAACGACTGGATTTATGGGAAAAAAGTAGTCGTTGACCCGGGTGATGCAACACATTACCGTCCGGGACAGATTATTGCTGCCCGTAAACTCAGGGATGAAAACTCCGTACTGAAACGCCGCGATAAAACACCGATTGAATCACGTGACGCAAAACCCGCTACCGGTCGCCAGATACTTCAGGGTATCACCAGAGCTTCTCTGCAGACCAGAAGCTGGTTATCAGCGGCATCGTTCCAGGAAACTACCAAGGTTCTTACCGACGCTTCTGTTGCAGCAAAATCTGACAGCTTACTCGGACTGAAGGAAAATGTACTCGTAGGACATCTTATTCCTGCCGGTACCGGACTCCGGGATTACGACAAGATTATTGTTGGAAGTAAGGAAGAATTCGAAAAGCTGGTTGCCTCCAAAGAGAGGGAAGATATACACATCGACGCCGGCTGA
- a CDS encoding DUF3467 domain-containing protein, translating into MTDNKNEHQINIELSEEMAEGTYSNLAIITHSHSEFIIDFVKIMPGSPKAKVKSRIILTPQHAKRLLNALGENIAKFEQNFGPIKESNPMDLTPFNFGGPTAQA; encoded by the coding sequence ATGACAGATAATAAAAACGAACACCAAATCAACATCGAACTTAGTGAAGAAATGGCCGAAGGCACCTATTCAAACCTCGCCATCATTACTCATTCGCATTCGGAATTCATCATAGACTTTGTGAAAATAATGCCGGGCAGCCCTAAAGCCAAAGTAAAATCACGCATTATTCTTACACCTCAGCACGCAAAAAGGCTGTTGAACGCTCTGGGCGAGAATATCGCAAAGTTTGAACAGAATTTCGGACCCATCAAGGAATCCAACCCTATGGATCTTACGCCTTTTAATTTTGGCGGACCTACGGCTCAGGCATAA